Proteins from a genomic interval of Sulfurospirillum oryzae:
- a CDS encoding outer membrane protein assembly factor BamD: MKIANVLIVASLMVLISGCASKDKEVFNMPATYWYEEIAKEIKAQDLEKADSRYTSLASEHIESPLLPEAMMMLANAHIQDEEYVLANFYLDEYLKRYGNKANADHVRYMKIKANYEAFPNPNRNQQLLLDTIVQTKDFLAKYPNSKFRPLAETILVRLQLGEYFLDENIKDLYSRVDKPEASKSFEEKLKQSSLGEAKIVEPNIPWYRSWFEKK; the protein is encoded by the coding sequence ATGAAGATAGCAAATGTTCTTATTGTGGCGTCATTGATGGTTTTAATCAGCGGTTGTGCCTCCAAAGATAAAGAGGTTTTCAATATGCCAGCAACCTATTGGTATGAAGAGATTGCCAAAGAGATTAAAGCTCAAGATTTGGAAAAAGCAGACTCGCGCTACACTTCTTTAGCCAGTGAGCATATCGAATCTCCACTACTTCCTGAAGCAATGATGATGTTAGCCAATGCACATATTCAAGACGAAGAATATGTTTTGGCAAATTTTTACCTTGATGAGTATCTTAAGCGTTATGGTAACAAAGCCAATGCTGATCATGTTCGTTATATGAAGATCAAAGCTAATTATGAAGCATTCCCTAACCCAAATAGAAATCAACAACTTCTTTTAGATACCATTGTTCAAACAAAAGATTTTTTAGCGAAGTATCCAAATTCGAAATTCCGCCCTTTGGCTGAGACTATTTTGGTGAGATTGCAACTAGGTGAGTACTTTTTAGATGAAAACATCAAAGATCTCTACTCACGTGTTGATAAACCAGAAGCATCTAAATCATTTGAAGAAAAATTGAAACAATCTTCTTTGGGTGAAGCTAAAATCGTAGAACCAAACATCCCTTGGTATCGTTCTTGGTTTGAAAAAAAGTAG
- the fliW gene encoding flagellar assembly protein FliW, producing MIFSVKAPIPGFETIKEAELEKVDDFFVKFISKSDATTFVLINPFMIRPYEFEIPEYFRALLDINEKTNILILNIMIIATPIETSTINFIAPLVFNVDNGSVAQVVLDANLYPDFGLMESISQFLNKEKSE from the coding sequence ATGATCTTCTCTGTTAAAGCACCGATCCCTGGATTTGAAACCATTAAAGAAGCTGAACTTGAAAAAGTCGATGATTTTTTTGTGAAATTTATCTCAAAATCTGATGCAACAACCTTTGTCCTTATCAATCCTTTTATGATTCGTCCTTACGAGTTTGAGATTCCTGAGTACTTTAGAGCACTCCTTGATATTAATGAAAAAACCAACATTCTTATTTTAAACATTATGATTATTGCAACCCCTATCGAGACTTCAACGATTAATTTTATTGCGCCACTTGTCTTTAACGTCGACAATGGAAGCGTTGCACAAGTTGTTTTAGACGCAAACCTCTATCCTGATTTTGGCTTAATGGAAAGTATTTCACAATTTTTGAATAAAGAAAAATCTGAGTAA